The Laspinema palackyanum D2c genome includes the window GGTGGCGGGATTTTGTCCGGACAGATAAACTGGTCAGTGCTGATTTAGGGCGGATATTAGATAAGATGCTGGAAAATGCTCTCACGAAGCGCTATCAGTCGGCTGCTGAAGTGCTACAAGACCTGAATCCCACTCCCGCCGCCTCACTGGCCGTATCGCCTTCTGCGCCTCCCCCACAAAAGCGAATTGCCTCTGTCAAGGCTCCTCAACAATCGCCGGTTCAGTCCAAAGCTACCCCAGTTCCACCCCGGACAACGAATTGGCGAGATGCCTTTGGTCAATTCTGGTCTGGAGTAGTCCCCTCTTCCAATTCAGTCCATGAACCGAATATCCTCACTTCAAGCCTCGGCATTGATTATAGTCGATTGCGAGAGTTACTGGCCGCTAAAAAGTGGAAACAAGCCGATGAAGAAACCCGGACCTTGTTATGTCAGGCTGCTGGGAAATACCCGAGAGCTTATTTATTTGAAGATGATATTGCGAAAATGCCCTGTGAAGATTTGCAGATGATTGATCTGTTGTGGGTGAACTATAGTGATGCAAGGTTTGGATTTAGCATTCAATCGCGAATTTATGAAGGGGTGGGGAAAGATTATGGGGCATTTTGCGATCGCATTGGGTGGAAAACTTACAATCCAACGCTCCCTTATGAAGGGATTCAATTTAATTTAAAAGCACCGATTGGTCATTTACCGTCTCGCAGTTGGTCCGCTGGTTCTAAATGGTGGAGACACGCTGGGGCGATCGCGGCTAAATTGCAACAGTGCGAGACCAAAAACAACGATGAAAGAGAATTGTCCGCCGGATAAACGGTTGTTGATTTAAGTTGTACCCTGGTATAGAGAGGAGGCAGAGCCTCCCATTTGAGACGGGTGATTGTAGCCAAATCCAACCCAAACAAGGCACAATTTGAGTGAGAACG containing:
- a CDS encoding GUN4 domain-containing protein, giving the protein MSYCVIPGCVQPQNLESAKTCQSCGSKLILKARYRPIQALGHGGFGRTFLAVDEDIPSKPRCVVKQLFFQKGETQHIHKVKDLFYHEAVRLDDLGHHPQIPSLLAHFEQNQRLYLVQEFIEGPTLSSELKQKGAYQEAEIRALLNDLLPVLTFIHDRQIVHRDIKPANIIRRVWSDRPSFTEHQAGQIVLIDFGIAKLLSATAMMQTGTIIGSPEYMAPEQNRGKVVPATDLYSLGVTCLYLLTGMSPGHLYDANQDRWRWRDFVRTDKLVSADLGRILDKMLENALTKRYQSAAEVLQDLNPTPAASLAVSPSAPPPQKRIASVKAPQQSPVQSKATPVPPRTTNWRDAFGQFWSGVVPSSNSVHEPNILTSSLGIDYSRLRELLAAKKWKQADEETRTLLCQAAGKYPRAYLFEDDIAKMPCEDLQMIDLLWVNYSDARFGFSIQSRIYEGVGKDYGAFCDRIGWKTYNPTLPYEGIQFNLKAPIGHLPSRSWSAGSKWWRHAGAIAAKLQQCETKNNDERELSAG